A single genomic interval of Electrophorus electricus isolate fEleEle1 chromosome 4, fEleEle1.pri, whole genome shotgun sequence harbors:
- the zgc:65811 gene encoding CD9 antigen isoform X2, whose translation MTLDGCGQMCKWILILFNVLYVLVGLLILGLGFYLRFSAEGPLNIDLKTNHFIFVVGLLMAVGAVILLTAVIGFCSENKTSLGVYSSLLTVLATAAIIAGILAYNNSHKFVDHVGEFYATVYGQYMIKKDWIRGTILKLFHNTFDCCGLGGTVQTILGETDVCPQRFSLLGLSISNSSNCLTVIVAQMQASSVLWFFLGIAGVMLFLLFCSILLYCGVKKRMYNSPLMYY comes from the exons ATGACACTGGACGGATGTGGACAGATGTGTAAATGGATTCTCATACTGTTCAACGTGCTGTATGTA CTGGTAGGCCTGCTGATTCTGGGATTGGGTTTCTACCTGCGTTTCAGTGCTGAAGGGCCTCTCAACATTGATTTGAAAACCAACCATTTCATCTTTG TGGTAGGTCTGCTGATGGCAGTGGGTGCTGTGATTCTTCTCACTGCTGTCATTGGCTTCTGCAGTGAGAATAAGACATCCCTGGGTGTG taCTCCAGTCTGTTGACGGTTCTTGCTACAGCTGCCATCATTGCTGGAATCTTGGCCTACAATAACAGCCACAAG TTTGTAGATCACGTGGGGGAGTTTTATGCCACTGTCTACGGCCAGTACATGATTAAGAAAGACTGGATACGAGGGACCATTCTCAAACTGTTCCACAACACT TTTGACTGCTGTGGTCTAGGGGGGACCGTTCAGACAATCCTGGGAGAGACAGACGTTTGTCCACAGCGGTTCTCTTTACTGGGGTTATCCATCTCCAATTCTTCG aatTGCCTGACTGTGATCGTGGCCCAGATGCAGGCATCTTCAGTGCTGTGGTTCTTCCTGGGCATAGCTGGTGTCATG CTCTTCTTACTATTCTGCAGCATTCTGTTGTACTGTGGTGTAAAGAAGAGAATGTATAACTCACCACTGATGTACTACTGA
- the zgc:65811 gene encoding CD9 antigen isoform X1 yields the protein MTLDGCGQMCKWILILFNVLYVLVGLLILGLGFYLRFSAEGPLNIDLKTNHFIFVVGLLMAVGAVILLTAVIGFCSENKTSLGVYSSLLTVLATAAIIAGILAYNNSHKFVDHVGEFYATVYGQYMIKKDWIRGTILKLFHNTFDCCGLGGTVQTILGETDVCPQRFSLLGLSISNSSNCLTVIVAQMQASSVLWFFLGIAGVMIVALGCCSVIWYQYSHSPVFVHPPYIPLSLSTSCSSSVPVSSSPHDLTSADDF from the exons ATGACACTGGACGGATGTGGACAGATGTGTAAATGGATTCTCATACTGTTCAACGTGCTGTATGTA CTGGTAGGCCTGCTGATTCTGGGATTGGGTTTCTACCTGCGTTTCAGTGCTGAAGGGCCTCTCAACATTGATTTGAAAACCAACCATTTCATCTTTG TGGTAGGTCTGCTGATGGCAGTGGGTGCTGTGATTCTTCTCACTGCTGTCATTGGCTTCTGCAGTGAGAATAAGACATCCCTGGGTGTG taCTCCAGTCTGTTGACGGTTCTTGCTACAGCTGCCATCATTGCTGGAATCTTGGCCTACAATAACAGCCACAAG TTTGTAGATCACGTGGGGGAGTTTTATGCCACTGTCTACGGCCAGTACATGATTAAGAAAGACTGGATACGAGGGACCATTCTCAAACTGTTCCACAACACT TTTGACTGCTGTGGTCTAGGGGGGACCGTTCAGACAATCCTGGGAGAGACAGACGTTTGTCCACAGCGGTTCTCTTTACTGGGGTTATCCATCTCCAATTCTTCG aatTGCCTGACTGTGATCGTGGCCCAGATGCAGGCATCTTCAGTGCTGTGGTTCTTCCTGGGCATAGCTGGTGTCATG ATTGTGGCTTTAGGATGTTGTTCAGTTATCTGGTACCAGTACTCTCACTCTCCGGTCTTTGTCCATCCTCCTTACATCCCCCTCTCTTTGtccacttcctgttcctcttctgtgcctgtctcctcatctcctcacGATCTCACCAGTGCTGATGATTTCTGA
- the zgc:65811 gene encoding CD9 antigen isoform X3: MTLDGCGQMCKWILILFNVLYVLVGLLILGLGFYLRFSAEGPLNIDLKTNHFIFVVGLLMAVGAVILLTAVIGFCSENKTSLGVYSSLLTVLATAAIIAGILAYNNSHKFVDHVGEFYATVYGQYMIKKDWIRGTILKLFHNTFDCCGLGGTVQTILGETDVCPQRFSLLGLSISNSSNCLTVIVAQMQASSVLWFFLGIAGVMHSVVLWCKEENV, translated from the exons ATGACACTGGACGGATGTGGACAGATGTGTAAATGGATTCTCATACTGTTCAACGTGCTGTATGTA CTGGTAGGCCTGCTGATTCTGGGATTGGGTTTCTACCTGCGTTTCAGTGCTGAAGGGCCTCTCAACATTGATTTGAAAACCAACCATTTCATCTTTG TGGTAGGTCTGCTGATGGCAGTGGGTGCTGTGATTCTTCTCACTGCTGTCATTGGCTTCTGCAGTGAGAATAAGACATCCCTGGGTGTG taCTCCAGTCTGTTGACGGTTCTTGCTACAGCTGCCATCATTGCTGGAATCTTGGCCTACAATAACAGCCACAAG TTTGTAGATCACGTGGGGGAGTTTTATGCCACTGTCTACGGCCAGTACATGATTAAGAAAGACTGGATACGAGGGACCATTCTCAAACTGTTCCACAACACT TTTGACTGCTGTGGTCTAGGGGGGACCGTTCAGACAATCCTGGGAGAGACAGACGTTTGTCCACAGCGGTTCTCTTTACTGGGGTTATCCATCTCCAATTCTTCG aatTGCCTGACTGTGATCGTGGCCCAGATGCAGGCATCTTCAGTGCTGTGGTTCTTCCTGGGCATAGCTGGTGTCATG CATTCTGTTGTACTGTGGTGTAAAGAAGAGAATGTATAA